The following proteins are co-located in the Flammeovirga kamogawensis genome:
- a CDS encoding porin family protein: protein MRSIYKSLLLIFPLIVVFNQSTIAQKNLLDPARISAGIKGGYTSSSVGFYPAVNRSAETAPTFGIVMKYNAEKYFGAQFEINYATIGYKEFNKEDITEEVYERQFNYVQVPLLTHIYIGKGKLQFFITVGPQLDILVGENKQVLSDLNNQAYDYYDKPANPIAVSLAGGAGINIITGIGHFQIEGRFSASMTNILEEPDRSSTDRSNSTFGGVNFSYLIPIQGWKEKPKKSPSFDGIIPSKDKDENKNSNWENRD from the coding sequence ATGCGTAGTATATATAAATCACTTCTCTTAATTTTTCCTTTAATAGTAGTATTCAATCAATCTACTATTGCTCAAAAAAACTTACTAGACCCTGCTAGAATATCCGCAGGTATTAAAGGAGGTTATACCTCTTCTTCTGTTGGTTTTTATCCAGCAGTAAATAGATCGGCAGAAACAGCTCCTACTTTTGGTATTGTGATGAAATATAATGCAGAAAAATACTTTGGAGCTCAGTTCGAAATAAATTACGCTACAATAGGTTATAAAGAATTTAATAAAGAAGATATTACTGAAGAAGTCTATGAACGTCAATTTAACTATGTTCAGGTACCTCTACTAACTCACATATATATAGGTAAAGGAAAATTGCAATTTTTTATTACGGTAGGACCTCAATTAGATATACTTGTAGGAGAAAATAAACAAGTTCTCTCTGATCTTAATAATCAAGCATATGATTATTACGACAAGCCAGCCAACCCTATAGCTGTTTCTTTAGCAGGAGGGGCAGGTATTAACATTATTACTGGAATTGGTCATTTTCAAATTGAAGGAAGGTTTTCTGCAAGTATGACAAATATTCTTGAAGAGCCAGATAGATCATCTACTGATAGATCTAATTCTACGTTTGGAGGTGTGAATTTTTCTTACTTAATACCTATTCAAGGATGGAAAGAAAAGCCTAAAAAGTCACCTTCGTTCGATGGTATTATTCCTTCGAAAGATAAAGACGAAAATAAAAATTCTAATTGGGAAAATAGAGACTAG
- a CDS encoding starch-binding protein, translating to MEKNFKLLLTSVISILFLLLNNVVAIAQDGKEVYLQGFHWESADAAQKDWWQVLSSKANAIKAADIDGIWLPPSSDAGDRAGYLPRKWYDLNSNYGSEEELRALISQLNNLGVISIADIVINHRVGCTGWADFCEPALGCNGITSDDEVNEQFPGEGCGDFDTGTPYSAARDINHRDPATQQAIKDWMNWLKSDVGYSGWRYDFVHGFAANYFADYNNATSPSISIGENWTSNTQDIINWVDGAQGTSTAFDFPLKFALHSAVNGNYGVLNNGGKMPGVAGVWPQQSVTFLENHDTEPVRQGDHPGSAFPNDPVSNSQVLQGYAYILTHAGAPMVFYSHLFEYGIYDEIAQMIAIRKANDISKTSIVSIQQADGNGYAAVVDNKLAMTIGNTSWRPNGSGWIIQAEGPGYMIWDKGVGVNIAPAVSIDPSVQQSDNPIQVALSVIDDRDSNLPIYYTLDGSTPTVNSAVYTVPFTINSTTTVKAISFDSDNKSGQIEKKFYIGEPLPVMTVYVQKQAGWGTLYAHHWAASPIGSVADTEWPGIEMQRVEGTSNWYSVELPGAESSNFVFHDFATNQDTDVIISGTSWYSDGVISTTCTGGDCPDDVEIITLSSDQSDATFTASFSVNLLSNDGASIYYTVDGTTPSTSSSLYTSTLVFTETTVLKAKAFKGNLSSDVITSTYTKEEEDNNNNNNNSGPSAKKDNFTWDNATVYFTMTDRFYDGDPSNNNEYNRGKNGNGDNYTDDSSAGEFHGGDLKGMTAKLREGYFESIGVNAIWITSPVEQMHGWVGGSSDGSFRHYGYHGYYALDWSELDRNMGTEADFQEFIDEAHSRGIRIVVDVVMNHTGYATMQDMEEFGYGTVDPSWRAWQPSGADSWHSYHEKFVDYSSGGTWISKYWGPDWMRHPDVAGYDACSSGGGIDNCVGFLPDLKTEDLAPVGIPPILVTKWSQEGKLAEKTAELDAFFNETGLPRVVSNYMIFWLTDWVRKYGIDGFRIDTAKHVEMERWARLKQYAIAALSAWKQENPSKAMDNKEFWMTAEVWGHGKNKSNYHTDGNFNSVINFNLKNDARVASRDASSLESLYSEYATINDDPTWNSLSYLSSHDVVPLFDRNSLHAAAPGFLLLPGGIQIFYGDETGRPEGNWSDAEQNTRSEMNWGSFNTAQHDVWKKLGTFRRDHPSVGAGSHKQIGTAPYTFVRDYNNPTEQLSDRVIVAVGAQGNVTFDVADYYPNGDTIIDHYTGAMDIVENGSVTFTADAEGIVLLYDKNYTYVSRPIVNISPDTQYDETSITVSISAIDAEDSNVVTYYTTNDSDNKEDYLTWDVYTGPFDLIQSATVRAVAVNSSGRTGTAEKKYAVGQIDPINIYFYKPADWGSANMHHYDAVPVGSTEDTAWPGITMTDVGNGWYHATVTALSTGIVFTDNGGAQSDDLSRTQDGWYKDGSWSNSCPGNCPGPMVPTVAISPESKNFPTGSGNVTISATQDGVIYYTTDGTTPSSSSLEYTGIIAINGNEGETVTVKAIAYNAEGSSDIITEEFTFNPIQTFTIYVKNYSHVYYWNVEANGTITAPNPVTWPGVALQSAPEVGTGWMKYEVEGGTCANVIFTNSGAGKTGDLSTCGNEGLGYDNGAWVEIGDDEVAPTIGMTPDSGIYDGRVAITITASDTRDNAPLVYYTTDGSTPTTASMSAVTTVSFELTDLGDHTVKAISVDASGNTSAVISKTFTVNEVIGGFRVYFQGASNPLIHYWGVTPVGAISSTTWPGVALTESENGWWYFEFPSNVTATNLLFHSTSGYKSADLTRDRDGWFKNGQWYDEEPPQPEGLTVHFKSSWGNSTRIHYWNTSNGTSSTWPGVAMIDDGNGWYSYTINGAASASLLFHNGSGQQTGDLSRNQEGWYKDGQWYATNPENSGARTFNLEDKLALSVKLYPTIVTHKATLDVVITEDNTNALVKIFDLQGRQVIPSVEQLLPQGNNQLELNTNDLPSGIHLVQIQIGSYLEVKRILKK from the coding sequence ATGGAAAAGAACTTTAAACTGTTACTCACTTCTGTCATCTCAATTCTATTTCTCCTACTTAATAATGTAGTAGCAATAGCGCAGGATGGAAAAGAAGTTTATTTGCAAGGGTTCCATTGGGAATCTGCAGACGCCGCCCAAAAAGATTGGTGGCAAGTATTATCATCAAAAGCTAATGCTATTAAAGCAGCCGATATTGATGGTATATGGTTACCACCATCTTCTGATGCAGGAGATAGAGCAGGTTACCTACCAAGAAAATGGTACGATCTAAATTCAAACTATGGTTCTGAAGAAGAACTTAGAGCATTAATATCTCAATTAAATAACCTTGGAGTTATTTCTATTGCAGATATAGTTATTAATCATCGTGTAGGTTGTACAGGTTGGGCAGATTTCTGTGAACCAGCTTTAGGATGTAATGGTATTACTTCTGACGATGAGGTAAACGAACAATTCCCTGGCGAGGGTTGTGGAGATTTTGATACGGGTACTCCTTATAGTGCGGCAAGAGATATAAACCATAGAGATCCAGCTACTCAACAAGCAATTAAGGATTGGATGAATTGGTTAAAATCGGATGTCGGTTACTCTGGGTGGAGATATGACTTTGTACATGGTTTTGCTGCAAATTATTTTGCTGATTATAATAATGCAACATCTCCTTCTATTTCTATTGGAGAAAATTGGACAAGTAATACTCAAGATATTATCAATTGGGTGGATGGTGCTCAAGGTACTTCAACAGCATTTGATTTCCCTTTAAAGTTTGCTTTACATAGTGCTGTTAATGGTAATTATGGAGTCTTGAACAATGGTGGTAAAATGCCGGGTGTAGCAGGAGTTTGGCCTCAGCAATCAGTGACTTTTTTAGAAAATCATGATACAGAGCCAGTAAGACAAGGTGACCATCCAGGAAGTGCATTTCCTAATGATCCTGTTTCTAACTCTCAAGTACTACAAGGTTATGCTTACATATTAACACATGCAGGTGCTCCTATGGTGTTTTATTCTCACCTTTTTGAATATGGTATTTATGATGAAATAGCACAAATGATTGCTATTCGTAAAGCGAATGATATTTCTAAAACAAGTATTGTAAGTATTCAACAAGCAGATGGCAATGGTTATGCAGCAGTAGTTGATAATAAGCTTGCAATGACAATTGGTAATACAAGTTGGAGGCCAAATGGTTCAGGTTGGATTATTCAGGCAGAAGGTCCTGGCTATATGATTTGGGATAAAGGAGTAGGTGTTAATATTGCACCAGCTGTATCAATAGATCCATCTGTCCAACAATCTGATAATCCAATTCAAGTAGCGTTATCAGTAATTGATGATAGAGATTCTAACTTACCTATTTATTATACTTTAGATGGAAGTACTCCTACAGTTAATTCTGCAGTTTATACAGTACCTTTTACTATTAATTCAACAACAACAGTAAAAGCTATATCATTTGATTCAGATAACAAATCGGGTCAGATAGAAAAGAAATTTTATATTGGAGAGCCACTTCCAGTAATGACTGTTTATGTACAAAAACAAGCGGGTTGGGGTACATTATATGCTCATCATTGGGCAGCGTCACCAATTGGATCTGTGGCAGATACAGAATGGCCTGGTATAGAAATGCAACGTGTAGAAGGAACTTCTAATTGGTATTCCGTAGAATTGCCAGGGGCAGAATCTTCAAATTTTGTTTTTCATGATTTTGCAACTAATCAAGATACAGATGTAATTATCTCTGGTACTTCTTGGTATTCGGATGGTGTTATTTCAACAACTTGTACTGGTGGAGATTGTCCTGATGATGTTGAAATTATTACACTTTCTTCTGATCAATCAGATGCTACATTTACAGCTTCTTTTTCTGTAAATCTTTTATCAAATGATGGTGCATCGATTTATTATACAGTTGATGGAACAACTCCATCAACGTCATCTTCTCTTTATACTTCGACTTTAGTTTTTACAGAAACAACAGTTCTTAAGGCAAAAGCATTTAAAGGTAACCTATCTTCTGATGTGATTACTTCAACTTATACAAAAGAAGAAGAGGACAACAATAACAATAATAATAACTCTGGACCAAGTGCTAAAAAAGATAATTTTACTTGGGATAATGCAACAGTTTATTTTACAATGACTGACCGTTTTTATGATGGAGATCCTTCGAATAATAATGAATACAATAGAGGGAAAAACGGTAATGGAGATAATTATACAGACGACTCATCTGCAGGAGAATTCCATGGAGGTGATTTAAAAGGTATGACAGCAAAACTTCGTGAAGGATATTTTGAGTCGATTGGTGTAAACGCAATTTGGATTACATCACCAGTAGAGCAAATGCACGGATGGGTTGGAGGAAGTTCTGATGGATCTTTCCGTCATTATGGATACCATGGTTATTATGCATTAGATTGGTCAGAACTTGATCGTAACATGGGTACGGAAGCTGATTTTCAGGAATTTATTGATGAAGCTCACTCAAGAGGAATCCGTATTGTAGTAGATGTTGTAATGAACCATACGGGTTATGCAACTATGCAAGATATGGAAGAATTTGGTTATGGTACTGTAGATCCATCTTGGAGAGCGTGGCAACCATCAGGAGCTGATTCTTGGCATTCATACCACGAAAAATTTGTAGATTATTCTTCTGGTGGAACATGGATTTCTAAATATTGGGGTCCAGATTGGATGCGTCATCCAGATGTAGCTGGGTACGATGCTTGTTCTTCTGGAGGAGGAATTGATAATTGCGTAGGTTTCTTACCAGATTTAAAAACAGAAGATTTAGCGCCTGTTGGTATTCCTCCTATTCTTGTTACAAAGTGGTCGCAAGAAGGGAAATTGGCAGAGAAAACAGCTGAATTAGATGCGTTCTTTAATGAAACAGGTTTACCTAGAGTTGTATCAAACTATATGATATTCTGGCTTACTGATTGGGTAAGAAAATATGGAATCGATGGTTTTAGAATAGATACAGCAAAACATGTTGAAATGGAGCGTTGGGCTCGTTTAAAACAATATGCAATTGCAGCTTTATCAGCTTGGAAACAAGAGAATCCATCAAAAGCAATGGACAATAAAGAGTTCTGGATGACTGCAGAAGTTTGGGGACATGGTAAGAATAAGTCGAACTATCATACTGATGGTAACTTTAATTCAGTAATCAATTTTAACCTTAAAAATGATGCTCGTGTTGCAAGCAGAGATGCAAGTTCTTTAGAATCATTGTATTCAGAATATGCAACCATTAATGATGATCCTACATGGAACTCATTAAGTTATTTATCATCTCATGATGTTGTTCCATTATTTGATCGTAACTCTTTACATGCGGCAGCACCAGGTTTCTTGTTATTACCAGGTGGTATTCAAATTTTCTACGGAGATGAAACAGGAAGACCGGAAGGGAATTGGAGTGATGCGGAACAAAATACTCGTTCTGAAATGAACTGGGGTAGCTTTAACACAGCTCAGCATGATGTATGGAAAAAGTTAGGTACTTTCCGTAGAGATCACCCGTCTGTTGGTGCTGGTTCTCATAAACAAATAGGAACTGCTCCTTATACTTTTGTACGTGATTATAATAATCCAACAGAACAACTTTCTGATAGAGTTATTGTAGCGGTAGGTGCACAAGGAAATGTTACTTTTGACGTAGCAGATTATTACCCTAATGGAGATACAATTATTGATCATTATACGGGTGCAATGGATATTGTTGAAAATGGATCGGTAACATTTACTGCAGATGCAGAAGGTATTGTTTTATTATATGATAAAAACTACACTTACGTATCTCGTCCAATTGTAAATATCTCACCAGATACACAATATGATGAAACGTCAATTACAGTTTCGATTTCAGCAATTGATGCAGAAGATTCTAATGTAGTCACTTATTACACTACTAATGATAGCGATAATAAAGAGGACTACCTTACTTGGGATGTTTATACAGGTCCTTTTGATTTAATTCAATCAGCAACAGTTAGAGCAGTAGCAGTAAATTCATCAGGACGTACAGGCACTGCAGAGAAAAAATACGCCGTGGGTCAGATTGACCCTATCAACATTTACTTCTACAAACCTGCAGATTGGGGTAGTGCTAATATGCATCATTATGATGCTGTTCCTGTTGGCAGTACTGAAGATACCGCTTGGCCGGGTATTACCATGACCGATGTTGGAAATGGATGGTACCATGCAACTGTAACTGCATTATCTACAGGGATTGTATTTACAGATAATGGTGGAGCTCAATCAGATGATTTATCAAGAACTCAAGATGGGTGGTATAAAGATGGAAGTTGGTCAAATAGTTGCCCTGGCAATTGCCCTGGACCAATGGTACCTACAGTAGCTATCTCTCCAGAAAGTAAAAACTTTCCTACAGGGTCAGGAAATGTTACTATTTCTGCAACTCAAGATGGCGTTATCTACTATACAACAGATGGAACTACACCATCGAGTTCATCATTAGAATATACAGGAATAATAGCTATTAATGGTAATGAAGGAGAAACAGTAACTGTAAAAGCAATAGCTTATAATGCAGAAGGATCTTCTGATATTATCACCGAAGAGTTTACGTTTAATCCTATTCAAACATTTACAATCTACGTAAAAAATTATAGCCATGTTTATTATTGGAACGTAGAAGCAAACGGCACAATTACAGCACCTAATCCAGTAACATGGCCAGGTGTAGCATTACAATCTGCACCTGAAGTTGGCACAGGATGGATGAAGTATGAAGTTGAAGGTGGTACTTGTGCAAATGTTATTTTTACAAATAGCGGAGCTGGAAAAACTGGAGACTTATCAACTTGTGGTAACGAAGGTTTAGGTTATGATAATGGTGCTTGGGTTGAAATTGGTGATGATGAAGTTGCTCCAACAATTGGAATGACTCCAGATAGTGGTATTTATGATGGACGTGTAGCGATTACTATCACAGCATCTGACACTAGAGATAATGCACCATTAGTATATTATACAACTGATGGGTCTACACCAACTACAGCATCCATGTCTGCAGTAACAACTGTATCTTTCGAATTAACTGATTTGGGAGACCATACAGTAAAAGCAATCTCAGTTGATGCTTCAGGGAATACTTCAGCAGTAATATCAAAAACATTTACTGTAAATGAAGTAATTGGAGGTTTTAGGGTATATTTTCAAGGAGCAAGTAACCCGTTAATTCATTATTGGGGTGTAACTCCAGTTGGAGCTATCTCGAGTACAACATGGCCAGGTGTAGCACTTACAGAAAGTGAAAATGGATGGTGGTACTTCGAGTTTCCATCGAATGTAACTGCAACTAATTTATTATTTCATTCTACTTCAGGTTATAAATCAGCTGATTTGACAAGAGATAGAGACGGATGGTTTAAGAATGGACAATGGTATGATGAGGAGCCTCCTCAGCCAGAAGGATTAACTGTTCATTTTAAATCTTCTTGGGGAAATAGTACAAGGATTCATTATTGGAATACATCAAATGGAACCTCATCTACATGGCCTGGAGTTGCAATGATAGATGATGGAAATGGATGGTATTCTTATACAATAAATGGTGCTGCTTCTGCAAGTTTATTATTCCATAATGGTTCTGGGCAGCAAACAGGAGATTTATCTAGAAATCAAGAAGGATGGTACAAAGATGGACAATGGTATGCTACTAATCCAGAAAATAGTGGAGCAAGAACATTTAATTTAGAAGATAAACTTGCTTTATCTGTAAAATTATATCCAACAATAGTTACACATAAAGCAACTTTAGATGTTGTAATAACAGAAGATAATACAAATGCTCTTGTTAAGATATTTGATTTACAAGGAAGACAAGTGATTCCATCTGTAGAACAACTTTTACCTCAAGGTAATAACCAATTAGAACTGAATACGAATGACTTACCTAGTGGTATTCATTTAGTACAAATTCAGATAGGTTCGTACTTAGAAGTAAAGCGAATACTTAAAAAATAA
- a CDS encoding NAD(P)H-binding protein, translating to MDFKEIKRVSVIGAGWLGLPLVEKLIKNGFDVKASVGSEEKLSLISDLGATPYYLRFDPTCNDPKGLTDLLDTDAVIICIAPRYGQHKMMTYHAEQIKVIKDKIEKLPVNKVIYTSSTGVYKDTNKEINENAETSEQPRAKSVVLAEEVLRINTDLDATILRLGGLMGYDRIPAKYVDGKEGLNNAEIPVNYVFRDDAIRAILHILDVNDHNSWNKVFNVVAPEHPPKRVVYENSAKYGDYISPTFVETEKSPPFKIVNADKIQKKIGFTFLFPNPLEFSYNHLSL from the coding sequence ATGGATTTCAAAGAAATAAAAAGAGTAAGTGTTATTGGCGCCGGATGGCTAGGACTACCTCTTGTAGAAAAACTAATCAAGAATGGTTTTGATGTTAAAGCAAGCGTAGGTTCAGAAGAAAAACTATCATTAATTTCCGATTTAGGTGCTACTCCATACTACTTAAGGTTTGACCCAACATGTAATGACCCAAAAGGTTTAACTGACTTACTAGATACAGATGCAGTAATTATTTGCATTGCTCCTCGATATGGGCAACACAAAATGATGACTTACCATGCCGAGCAAATAAAAGTAATAAAAGATAAAATAGAGAAGTTACCTGTAAATAAAGTCATTTATACGAGTTCTACAGGCGTCTATAAGGATACTAATAAAGAAATTAATGAAAATGCAGAAACATCTGAACAACCTAGAGCAAAATCTGTAGTTCTTGCTGAAGAAGTGCTGAGAATTAATACTGATTTAGATGCTACTATTTTACGTTTAGGTGGATTAATGGGCTATGACAGAATTCCTGCAAAATATGTTGATGGAAAAGAAGGTTTAAATAATGCCGAAATTCCAGTAAACTATGTATTTAGAGATGATGCGATTCGTGCCATTCTACATATATTAGATGTAAACGATCATAATAGCTGGAATAAGGTTTTTAATGTTGTTGCTCCTGAACACCCTCCTAAAAGAGTTGTCTACGAAAATTCTGCTAAATACGGAGATTACATTTCTCCTACTTTTGTAGAAACAGAAAAATCACCTCCATTTAAAATTGTAAATGCTGATAAAATTCAAAAGAAGATTGGATTTACATTTCTTTTTCCGAATCCTTTGGAGTTTAGTTACAATCATTTATCGTTATAA
- a CDS encoding sugar 3,4-ketoisomerase: protein MTLKKKKLINSVPRIIELEEHGSYSMGFLTPVQEMKQVPFLIRRVFWTHGANKETVRGNHAHKETEEVIVAVNGTIEVEVILEDMKRQVFLLDNPCQGLYLPPRVWRTLYFSKGAISITLASSDYDPDDYEKDMVNWLQRDYTDEKFYS, encoded by the coding sequence ATGACTTTAAAGAAGAAAAAGTTGATTAACTCTGTTCCTAGAATAATAGAATTAGAAGAACATGGCTCCTATAGTATGGGGTTTTTAACACCCGTACAAGAAATGAAGCAGGTGCCATTTCTTATTAGAAGAGTATTTTGGACGCACGGTGCAAATAAAGAGACTGTTCGTGGAAACCATGCACACAAAGAAACGGAAGAAGTTATTGTTGCTGTAAATGGTACAATTGAGGTAGAGGTTATTCTTGAGGACATGAAACGTCAGGTGTTTTTATTAGATAACCCTTGTCAAGGCTTATATTTGCCTCCACGGGTTTGGCGTACTTTATACTTTAGTAAAGGAGCGATATCTATCACGTTAGCATCTTCAGATTATGACCCAGATGACTATGAAAAAGATATGGTAAATTGGCTGCAAAGAGACTATACTGATGAAAAATTTTATTCCTAA
- a CDS encoding tetratricopeptide repeat protein: protein MTRILFYVLSFTSILSFSTLENLYAQEDKSLDHYVQADELYKQKKFREAIDEYSLAISYDSLQENFYLKKARCQVILNEFNNAIDTFVEGTRHFPENGFMNYQLARLYLRKDYFKESIFYYDQSFKYLSNPSQRITAKNQIIMMLFKKEEYSKIRPHIEDVLSVADNNYIALYYSAKLHNMDKEYNDAVVDIKKALNYVPSDKHSQTARFYYELGYAYYNLEEYEKLANVLSKANYGPYKKLVAKLTPEYKYWIALCYFQIYDFDKSTNLLFNALKQDQSNLKLHELQIKIAEVTSDKSEQIRKAYMMIENLEDKQMKAKVYEDVANWQLSSEKFQEAVVSCDSALELDPYNYLVKYTKAVALFKQDKTDESIVVLEDLVKYNGLDVKTKSKYYFTLGIAAMKENELDIAINSFKSAKLDKTFKVAADDILNYLTSKGDSM, encoded by the coding sequence ATGACTCGAATACTATTTTACGTGCTTTCTTTTACTTCCATATTAAGCTTTTCTACACTAGAGAACCTTTATGCGCAGGAAGATAAATCTCTTGATCACTACGTTCAAGCAGATGAGTTATATAAACAAAAAAAGTTTAGAGAAGCCATAGATGAATATAGCTTAGCTATTAGTTATGATTCCCTTCAAGAGAATTTTTACTTAAAGAAAGCTAGGTGTCAAGTTATTTTGAATGAGTTTAATAACGCTATTGATACTTTTGTTGAAGGAACAAGACATTTTCCTGAGAATGGATTTATGAATTATCAATTAGCTAGACTTTATTTAAGAAAAGATTACTTTAAAGAATCGATTTTTTATTACGATCAATCTTTTAAATATTTATCTAACCCATCTCAAAGAATTACAGCAAAGAATCAGATAATTATGATGCTCTTTAAAAAAGAAGAGTATAGTAAAATCCGTCCTCATATTGAAGACGTATTATCTGTAGCTGATAATAACTATATCGCATTATATTATTCTGCAAAATTGCATAATATGGATAAAGAATATAATGATGCTGTAGTTGATATTAAAAAAGCTTTGAATTATGTTCCTTCTGACAAACATTCTCAAACAGCTAGATTTTACTACGAATTAGGATATGCTTATTATAACCTAGAGGAGTATGAGAAATTAGCGAATGTATTGTCAAAAGCTAATTATGGTCCTTATAAAAAATTAGTTGCAAAGTTAACACCTGAATATAAGTATTGGATAGCATTGTGCTATTTCCAAATCTATGATTTTGATAAATCAACAAACTTACTTTTCAATGCATTAAAACAAGATCAGAGTAATTTAAAATTACATGAACTGCAAATTAAAATTGCAGAGGTTACTTCAGACAAATCTGAACAGATTAGAAAAGCATACATGATGATTGAAAATCTTGAGGATAAGCAGATGAAGGCTAAAGTGTATGAAGATGTTGCAAACTGGCAATTAAGTTCAGAAAAATTTCAAGAAGCTGTAGTTTCTTGTGATTCGGCTCTTGAATTAGATCCTTACAATTACTTAGTAAAGTATACAAAAGCAGTAGCCTTATTTAAGCAAGATAAGACAGATGAATCTATAGTGGTTTTAGAAGACCTAGTAAAATACAATGGTTTAGATGTGAAAACTAAATCTAAATACTATTTTACTTTAGGGATTGCTGCAATGAAAGAAAATGAATTAGACATTGCTATTAACTCATTTAAAAGTGCAAAACTTGATAAGACTTTTAAAGTTGCAGCTGATGATATTTTAAATTACCTAACTTCTAAAGGAGACAGTATGTAA